One part of the Verrucomicrobiia bacterium genome encodes these proteins:
- a CDS encoding NADH-quinone oxidoreductase subunit M, whose amino-acid sequence MTPLLYIFGLPLLGALLVWLVPRNYRLVIRLIALGSALGSLAAALLLFYRFDASQAGYQFVTRVPWVESLGMAFHFGVDGINLALLLMGALVTFAAVAVSRHIKEREKEYYLLLLLMSGGILGAFASLDLFLLYFFHELALVPTFIMIGIWGRGERRNYATFQITLYLSLGALIALAGLVLLYLHSGARSFDLVAIMAQLQRQPLSAEVQHLIFPLLLFGFGILVSLWPFHSWAPLGYGSAPPAVAMMHAGVIKKFGLYGLIRVALPVMPQAAWAWVDVLSVLCLGNILFCGWVALRQKDLNLLIGNSSVAHMGFCFLGLASLSVAGITGCVMVMVAHGLLAALTFGLSGYLQQQTQTLELKELGGLWQRMPYLGAALMMAMFAGCGLPGFANFPGELLVMFGAWQMLPMTVVLAAWGALVIAAIYMLRAVREVLHGPVAARWQQVQDVPGWWPKLPYTLLLGALLVFGFYPPLLTRTIEPAVTALVRQAGYDLPAPAKVKARGGAEKPAVSAPGLRR is encoded by the coding sequence ATGACACCCTTGTTGTACATATTTGGCCTGCCGCTGTTGGGGGCGCTGTTGGTGTGGCTGGTGCCGCGCAACTACCGGCTGGTGATCCGGTTGATTGCGCTGGGGAGCGCGCTGGGGTCGTTGGCGGCGGCGCTGCTGCTGTTTTATCGGTTTGACGCGTCACAGGCCGGCTATCAATTTGTGACGCGGGTGCCGTGGGTGGAGTCGCTGGGGATGGCCTTTCATTTTGGGGTGGACGGCATCAATCTGGCCCTGTTGTTAATGGGGGCGCTGGTCACGTTTGCGGCGGTGGCCGTGAGCCGGCACATCAAGGAACGGGAAAAGGAGTACTATCTGCTGCTGTTATTGATGAGCGGGGGAATTCTGGGCGCTTTTGCCTCCCTGGATTTGTTTTTACTGTACTTTTTCCACGAGCTGGCGCTGGTGCCCACGTTTATCATGATCGGGATTTGGGGGCGGGGCGAGCGGCGCAATTATGCCACCTTCCAGATTACCCTGTATTTGAGCCTGGGCGCCTTGATTGCGCTGGCGGGGCTGGTGTTGCTGTACCTGCACAGCGGGGCCAGGAGCTTTGATCTGGTGGCCATCATGGCGCAGTTGCAGCGGCAGCCGTTGTCGGCGGAAGTGCAGCATTTGATTTTCCCGCTGTTGTTGTTTGGCTTCGGCATTTTGGTTTCGTTGTGGCCGTTTCATTCGTGGGCGCCGCTGGGGTATGGGAGCGCGCCGCCGGCCGTGGCGATGATGCATGCGGGGGTGATCAAGAAGTTTGGCCTGTACGGCTTGATTCGTGTGGCTTTGCCGGTGATGCCGCAGGCGGCGTGGGCCTGGGTGGATGTGCTGAGCGTCTTGTGCCTAGGCAACATCTTGTTTTGCGGGTGGGTGGCGCTGCGGCAGAAAGATTTGAACTTGTTGATTGGCAACTCGAGTGTGGCGCACATGGGCTTTTGTTTTCTGGGGCTGGCGAGTTTGTCGGTGGCGGGCATTACCGGGTGCGTGATGGTGATGGTGGCGCATGGTTTGCTGGCGGCCCTGACGTTTGGGTTAAGCGGCTATTTGCAGCAACAAACCCAGACGTTGGAATTGAAGGAGCTGGGCGGCTTGTGGCAGCGGATGCCCTATCTGGGGGCCGCACTGATGATGGCGATGTTTGCCGGATGCGGCCTGCCCGGCTTTGCGAATTTTCCCGGCGAGCTGCTGGTGATGTTTGGCGCGTGGCAGATGTTGCCGATGACGGTGGTGCTGGCGGCGTGGGGGGCGCTGGTGATAGCGGCCATATACATGCTGCGCGCGGTGCGTGAGGTCCTGCACGGGCCGGTGGCGGCCCGATGGCAGCAGGTGCAGGATGTGCCGGGATGGTGGCCCAAGCTGCCTTACACGTTGTTGCTGGGGGCGCTGTTGGTCTTTGGGTTTTATCCGCCGTTGCTGACGCGGACGATCGAGCCGGCCGTCACGGCGCTGGTGCGGCAGGCGGGCTATGATCTGCCGGCACCGGCCAAGGTGAAAGCGCGCGGAGGCGCGGAAAAGCCCGCAGTGTCCGCACCGGGGTTGCGGCGATGA
- the nuoL gene encoding NADH-quinone oxidoreductase subunit L, whose translation MEHPENLLWLALVGPLLSAGVITLFLRKEGRLSAGLSIGAVAVSFVICGGLFLMFGAQPESNLGLYPALTEWRFTWLQVGGVKVSMALRMDYLSLLMALVVTGVGGAIHVYSAGYMGKDPQMGRYFAGLSLFTFAMLGIVFANDLITLFIFWELVGVSSYLLIGFWHERAAAANAARKAFLTNRLGDFGFLLGILLLWGMLGTLDFEEIRQQLASRPGRLGEMAGVAGLLIFCGAMGKSAQFPLHVWLPDAMEGPTPVSALIHAATMVAAGVYMLCRLFFLYTVPISWPESLAFLQGITPLDIIAMIGGITALLAALIAVQQSDIKRILAYSTLSQLGYMIMAVGLMHPQAAMFHLTTHAFFKALLFLGAGSVIYALHHEQDIWKMGGLRRRMPLTWVTFLLATLALCGLPPLSGFYSKDAILAAAQEKTGLFLLAVGTAGLTSFYMFRLVFAAFCGAPRSDKVEHAHESPAIMTVPLVLLAALSVAGGVLGIPAFLSKMPDLAGAGGMATAQTQTAAPASGLWAMLIEPFHHAPKVAALGLAASLFGLLAAWLLYGKGGKDPLPASLGVLSRLMRDRFVLDEIYEGIIYLTHDALARLAAWVDTWIIAGLGVRGTHGATELTGRALRLLHTGNVQTYAFLFAAGLVVVLWWKLGR comes from the coding sequence ATGGAGCATCCGGAAAATCTTCTCTGGCTGGCATTGGTGGGGCCGCTGCTCTCGGCGGGGGTCATCACGCTGTTCCTGCGCAAGGAGGGGCGGTTGAGCGCGGGGCTGTCCATTGGGGCGGTGGCGGTGTCCTTTGTGATTTGCGGCGGATTGTTTTTGATGTTTGGGGCGCAGCCGGAAAGCAACCTGGGATTGTATCCGGCATTGACGGAATGGCGTTTTACCTGGCTGCAGGTGGGTGGGGTGAAGGTTTCGATGGCCTTGCGGATGGATTATTTGAGCTTGTTGATGGCGTTGGTGGTGACGGGGGTGGGCGGAGCCATTCATGTGTATTCCGCGGGTTACATGGGCAAGGATCCGCAGATGGGGCGGTATTTTGCGGGGTTGAGTTTGTTCACCTTTGCCATGTTGGGCATTGTGTTTGCGAATGATCTCATCACGTTGTTTATCTTTTGGGAACTGGTGGGGGTCTCGAGCTATTTGTTGATTGGTTTCTGGCACGAGCGGGCGGCGGCGGCCAATGCGGCGCGCAAAGCCTTTTTGACCAACCGCCTGGGTGATTTTGGGTTTTTACTGGGGATCTTGCTGCTTTGGGGGATGCTGGGGACGCTGGACTTTGAAGAGATCCGGCAGCAGTTGGCGTCGCGGCCGGGGCGGCTGGGGGAGATGGCGGGGGTGGCGGGGCTGTTGATTTTCTGCGGGGCGATGGGGAAATCGGCGCAATTTCCGCTGCACGTGTGGTTGCCGGACGCCATGGAAGGCCCCACGCCGGTCAGCGCGTTGATCCACGCGGCCACGATGGTGGCGGCCGGTGTGTATATGTTGTGCCGGCTGTTTTTCCTGTACACGGTGCCGATAAGCTGGCCAGAGAGTCTGGCCTTTTTGCAGGGGATCACGCCGCTGGACATCATTGCCATGATCGGTGGCATCACGGCGTTGCTGGCGGCGTTGATCGCGGTGCAGCAAAGTGACATCAAGCGGATTCTGGCGTATTCCACGCTTTCGCAACTGGGGTACATGATCATGGCGGTGGGCCTGATGCATCCGCAGGCGGCCATGTTTCATCTGACCACGCATGCGTTTTTCAAGGCGTTGTTGTTTTTGGGGGCGGGCAGCGTGATTTATGCGCTGCATCATGAGCAGGATATTTGGAAAATGGGCGGGCTGCGCCGGCGGATGCCGCTGACGTGGGTGACGTTTTTGCTGGCGACGCTGGCATTGTGCGGTCTGCCGCCGTTGAGCGGATTCTACAGCAAGGATGCCATTCTGGCGGCAGCCCAGGAGAAAACCGGTTTGTTTTTACTGGCGGTGGGGACGGCCGGGCTGACCAGTTTTTACATGTTCCGACTGGTGTTTGCAGCCTTCTGCGGCGCGCCGCGGAGTGACAAGGTGGAGCACGCCCATGAATCACCGGCGATTATGACGGTGCCGTTGGTTTTGCTGGCGGCATTATCGGTGGCAGGCGGGGTGCTGGGGATTCCGGCGTTTTTAAGCAAGATGCCGGATTTGGCGGGCGCGGGGGGGATGGCGACGGCGCAGACCCAGACGGCGGCTCCGGCGTCCGGCTTGTGGGCGATGTTGATCGAGCCGTTCCATCATGCGCCCAAGGTGGCGGCTTTGGGACTGGCGGCGTCGTTGTTTGGCTTGCTGGCGGCGTGGTTGTTGTATGGGAAGGGAGGCAAGGATCCGCTGCCGGCTTCGTTGGGGGTGTTGTCGCGGTTGATGCGGGATCGGTTTGTGTTGGATGAGATATACGAAGGGATCATTTACCTGACCCATGATGCGCTGGCGCGGCTGGCGGCGTGGGTGGATACGTGGATTATCGCGGGGCTGGGGGTGCGGGGGACGCATGGGGCGACTGAACTGACGGGGCGGGCGTTGCGGCTGTTGCACACGGGGAATGTGCAGACCTATGCCTTTTTATTTGCGGCGGGATTGGTGGTGGTGCTGTGGTGGAAACTGGGACGCTGA
- the nuoK gene encoding NADH-quinone oxidoreductase subunit NuoK, giving the protein MSVGLEHYLTVSALLFGLGLLGVMLRRSLILMYMSLELMLNAANLALVAFSRFNNHLDGQVMVFFIITVAAAEVAVGLALLVALYRRQQSTQADDLTSMKL; this is encoded by the coding sequence ATGAGCGTGGGCTTGGAGCATTATTTGACGGTGAGCGCCCTGCTGTTTGGGCTGGGTCTGCTGGGGGTGATGCTGCGGCGGAGTCTGATTTTAATGTACATGTCGCTGGAGCTGATGCTCAACGCGGCGAATCTGGCGCTGGTGGCTTTTTCGCGGTTCAACAATCATCTGGATGGGCAGGTGATGGTGTTTTTCATCATCACCGTGGCGGCGGCGGAGGTGGCCGTGGGGCTGGCCTTGCTGGTGGCGCTGTATCGCCGGCAGCAGAGCACGCAGGCGGATGATTTGACCTCAATGAAACTCTAG
- a CDS encoding NADH-quinone oxidoreductase subunit H — MDWINNLSAGQQFALFSAVKILGVFSVLMFMVAYVVLLERRLCAAIQDRVGPNRAGPGGIWQPIADAVKSFLKEDFMPAHVRKVWYWLAPAAVMIPGLVTVAVIPFGSQIGQQKMVIADLNVGILYTFGIVSLGVYGIVLAGYAANSKYPFLGGIRSSAQMISYEIAMGLSVIPVLMQAGDLNLSRLVEAQAGWLASWLPLPNWMVLQSPMTALSFLIFLAAAFAETNRLPFDLPEAEQELAGGYNVEYSSIKFALFFMGEYANMIAASAMMVTLFFGGWTLPWFGLDRPAETVGMGILHIMIFLGKVAVFMVFFIWVRWMLPRFRYDQLMDLGWRRFVPLGLVNILLMAVWLWWRAGA; from the coding sequence ATGGACTGGATCAACAACTTGAGTGCCGGACAGCAGTTTGCGCTCTTCAGCGCGGTGAAAATCCTTGGGGTGTTTTCCGTGCTGATGTTCATGGTGGCGTATGTGGTGCTGCTGGAGCGGCGGCTGTGCGCGGCGATTCAGGACCGGGTGGGGCCGAATCGGGCGGGGCCGGGGGGCATTTGGCAGCCGATCGCGGACGCGGTGAAATCGTTTTTGAAGGAGGACTTCATGCCGGCGCATGTGCGCAAGGTATGGTACTGGCTGGCGCCGGCGGCGGTGATGATTCCGGGGCTGGTGACGGTGGCGGTAATACCGTTTGGCTCGCAGATTGGGCAGCAGAAGATGGTTATTGCGGATTTGAATGTGGGGATTTTGTACACTTTTGGCATCGTGTCGCTGGGAGTGTACGGGATTGTGCTGGCGGGGTACGCCGCCAATTCCAAATATCCCTTCCTGGGAGGGATTCGCTCCAGTGCGCAGATGATTTCGTATGAGATTGCGATGGGGTTGTCGGTGATTCCTGTGTTGATGCAGGCGGGGGATTTGAACCTGAGCCGTCTGGTGGAGGCGCAGGCAGGCTGGCTGGCGAGCTGGCTGCCGCTGCCCAACTGGATGGTGCTGCAGAGTCCGATGACGGCTTTGTCCTTTTTAATTTTTCTGGCGGCGGCCTTTGCGGAGACCAACCGGCTGCCCTTCGATTTACCGGAGGCGGAGCAGGAGCTGGCGGGGGGGTACAATGTGGAATACAGCTCGATCAAGTTTGCCCTGTTTTTCATGGGAGAATACGCCAATATGATTGCGGCGTCCGCGATGATGGTGACGTTGTTTTTTGGCGGCTGGACGCTGCCCTGGTTTGGGCTGGATCGTCCGGCGGAAACGGTGGGCATGGGGATTTTGCACATCATGATCTTTTTGGGGAAGGTGGCGGTGTTCATGGTGTTTTTCATCTGGGTGCGCTGGATGCTGCCGCGTTTTCGGTATGATCAGCTTATGGATCTGGGCTGGCGGCGGTTTGTGCCGCTGGGGTTGGTGAACATTTTACTCATGGCCGTGTGGCTGTGGTGGCGGGCGGGGGCGTAG
- a CDS encoding NADH-quinone oxidoreductase subunit I yields the protein MIVPRKKLTLWERLFLPAFVAGFKVTWRHFVNTLFRRRNAAVVTAGGYYPEVPWTVKEGYRGAPYLVKDQEGRTKCVSCQLCEFVCPPKAIKITPPGPEVDPTTGNVEKRPKEFEINMLRCIFCGFCQEVCPEEAIFLMKDYSLNGGSREEMIYNLEKLLALGGVHEDPIMKWKKKALEAQAQEVFNPERKE from the coding sequence GTGATTGTGCCGCGTAAAAAATTGACGTTGTGGGAACGGCTGTTCCTGCCGGCATTTGTGGCCGGATTCAAGGTCACGTGGCGGCATTTTGTGAACACGCTGTTCCGACGGCGGAATGCGGCGGTGGTGACGGCGGGGGGATATTACCCGGAGGTGCCATGGACAGTGAAGGAGGGCTACCGCGGGGCGCCGTATCTGGTCAAGGATCAGGAGGGACGGACGAAATGTGTATCGTGCCAGCTTTGCGAGTTTGTGTGCCCGCCCAAGGCCATCAAGATCACCCCGCCCGGCCCGGAGGTGGATCCGACGACGGGGAATGTGGAGAAGCGGCCCAAGGAGTTTGAGATCAACATGCTGCGGTGCATCTTCTGCGGCTTTTGCCAGGAAGTATGCCCGGAGGAGGCGATCTTTTTGATGAAGGATTACTCCCTAAATGGCGGGAGCCGGGAGGAAATGATTTACAACCTGGAGAAATTGCTGGCCCTGGGCGGGGTGCATGAGGATCCCATCATGAAATGGAAGAAGAAAGCGCTCGAAGCCCAGGCGCAGGAAGTGTTTAATCCGGAGCGCAAGGAATGA
- a CDS encoding cellulase family glycosylhydrolase yields the protein MAGWAGAAEAFVRVSPRDARYFELSDGTPYIPIGLNMIAPPGDRFEGMAQWMDQLAGQGGNFIRVWLSNPYFDVEHAKSGEYDAHKARRIEELLAHAAARGIRVKMCMEHFRHLGEGTQRWAAKPMHLVANGGPATNTAHFFDGEAGRRQFQEKIAWYRRRFGAQPQVFGWELWNEMNAIRAGDYMAWTELMLPHLHRAFPSNLCMQSLGSFDTDWVRASYRRLALMPGNDVAQVHRYLDLGAKLTVCHGPVDILAADAVRELLAVKPGKPVLLAESGAVEPNHSGPFKLYGADSHGIILHDVLFAPFFAGAAGPGHIWHWDSYVARNNLWFHFGRFAEAVKGIDPAGEGFEPQFLTVGPCRVYALVGRRHVLVWLRDGRATWQTELQQGQAPEEVRDLRLSWQALKTAGRGRATAYDPWRNEWMAVSVEADGGWVLPAFKRSLVLKVARE from the coding sequence ATGGCGGGTTGGGCCGGGGCGGCGGAGGCGTTTGTGCGGGTGAGTCCGCGGGATGCGCGGTATTTTGAGTTAAGCGATGGCACGCCCTACATTCCGATTGGGCTGAACATGATCGCGCCGCCGGGCGACCGTTTTGAGGGGATGGCGCAGTGGATGGATCAATTGGCCGGGCAGGGGGGGAATTTTATCCGGGTGTGGTTGAGCAATCCTTATTTTGATGTGGAGCATGCCAAGAGCGGGGAGTACGACGCCCATAAGGCGCGGCGGATTGAGGAGCTGCTGGCGCATGCTGCGGCGCGGGGGATCCGGGTGAAGATGTGCATGGAGCATTTTAGGCATCTGGGGGAGGGGACACAGCGATGGGCGGCCAAACCCATGCACTTGGTGGCCAACGGCGGTCCGGCGACCAACACGGCACATTTTTTTGATGGGGAGGCCGGGCGGCGGCAGTTTCAAGAGAAGATCGCATGGTATAGGCGTCGGTTTGGGGCGCAGCCGCAGGTGTTTGGTTGGGAGTTGTGGAATGAGATGAACGCCATCCGTGCGGGGGATTACATGGCCTGGACCGAGCTGATGTTGCCTCATTTGCATCGGGCTTTTCCCTCCAACCTTTGCATGCAGAGCCTGGGGAGTTTTGACACGGACTGGGTGCGGGCCAGTTACCGGCGGCTGGCGCTAATGCCGGGCAATGATGTGGCGCAGGTGCATCGGTATCTGGATTTGGGGGCAAAATTGACGGTGTGCCATGGGCCGGTGGACATCTTGGCCGCGGACGCGGTGCGGGAGCTGTTGGCGGTGAAGCCGGGCAAACCGGTGCTGTTGGCAGAGAGCGGAGCGGTGGAGCCGAATCACAGCGGGCCGTTCAAGTTGTACGGGGCGGACAGCCATGGGATCATTTTGCATGATGTGCTGTTTGCGCCGTTTTTTGCGGGTGCGGCCGGGCCGGGACACATCTGGCATTGGGATAGTTATGTGGCGCGCAACAACCTCTGGTTTCATTTTGGGCGTTTTGCCGAGGCCGTGAAGGGAATAGACCCCGCAGGAGAGGGCTTTGAGCCGCAATTTTTGACGGTGGGGCCGTGCCGGGTTTATGCGCTGGTGGGGCGGCGGCACGTGCTGGTTTGGTTGCGGGATGGGCGGGCCACGTGGCAGACGGAGTTGCAACAAGGTCAGGCGCCCGAGGAAGTGCGCGATCTGCGGCTGTCGTGGCAGGCATTGAAAACGGCGGGAAGAGGACGGGCAACGGCCTATGATCCATGGCGTAATGAATGGATGGCGGTGTCGGTGGAGGCAGACGGGGGTTGGGTGTTGCCGGCATTCAAGCGCTCGCTGGTTCTGAAGGTAGCCCGGGAGTGA
- a CDS encoding molybdopterin-dependent oxidoreductase — protein MPDTKPDQSAPPPPAAVEKIKIKVDGREVEVPRLMPDWTGKLAPTTMLQACKLAGVEVPHYCYHPQLPVAGNCRMCLVEFGVPMIGPDRKPLLNEKGEPIIQRSTLPYEPGTPRGAIACATPISPGMEIYPSSPATKQMRESVLEFLLANHPLDCPICDQAGECKLQEYALDHGRAESAFGETKVHKPKQVDLGPRIMLDDERCILCTRCIRFTRDIAGDDALGIIHRGGYNTLSAYPGRQFDNNYTLNTVDICPVGALTSKDFRFRMRVWFLKETKSICTSCGRGCNILISSRENVIYRYTPRENMAVNKCWMCDAGRLNYKWIGRADRLKEVLGPGGQKSDWAQVMPEISARLRAAPAGSVAMVVSARQTVEEMYLLRVLAGKLGAVTDAVPRVGEADHLLVHADKNPNSNGARVMGLCGAEMGASLPRIAAGIAAGTIRTLLVVGEDVTKHGIEAELLSRLETLVVSDILPNKTTRHAHYLLPGCAHAEKRGSFINATGRWQRFWKAVEPPGQARPEIEWLGELAHNVAGENSFGSVEALFNHLSREVPGLGGVRWEQLGDSGVDVSMQARQG, from the coding sequence ATGCCGGATACCAAACCAGACCAGAGCGCCCCGCCACCGCCTGCCGCCGTGGAGAAAATAAAAATCAAGGTGGACGGGCGGGAGGTGGAGGTGCCGCGGCTGATGCCTGATTGGACGGGGAAACTGGCGCCGACGACGATGTTGCAGGCGTGCAAGCTGGCGGGGGTGGAGGTGCCGCATTATTGCTATCATCCGCAGTTGCCGGTGGCGGGGAATTGCCGGATGTGCCTGGTGGAATTTGGCGTGCCGATGATCGGGCCGGATCGGAAGCCGCTGTTGAACGAGAAAGGGGAGCCAATCATCCAGCGGAGCACCCTGCCTTACGAGCCGGGGACGCCGCGGGGGGCCATTGCGTGCGCCACGCCGATTTCGCCGGGAATGGAGATTTATCCGAGTTCCCCGGCGACGAAGCAGATGCGGGAGTCGGTGCTGGAGTTTTTATTGGCGAATCATCCCCTGGATTGCCCGATTTGTGATCAGGCGGGCGAGTGCAAGTTGCAGGAGTATGCGCTGGATCACGGGCGGGCGGAGAGCGCCTTTGGGGAAACCAAGGTGCACAAGCCCAAGCAGGTGGATTTGGGGCCGCGGATCATGCTGGACGATGAGCGGTGCATTTTGTGCACGCGATGCATCCGGTTTACGCGGGACATTGCGGGGGATGACGCGCTGGGAATCATCCACCGGGGCGGGTATAACACGCTCAGCGCCTATCCGGGGCGGCAGTTTGACAACAATTACACCCTAAATACGGTGGACATTTGCCCGGTGGGGGCGTTGACGTCGAAGGATTTCCGGTTTCGGATGCGGGTATGGTTTTTGAAGGAGACCAAAAGCATCTGCACCAGTTGCGGACGGGGCTGCAATATTCTTATCAGCTCGCGGGAGAACGTGATTTACCGGTACACGCCGCGGGAGAACATGGCGGTGAACAAATGCTGGATGTGCGATGCGGGGAGGTTGAATTACAAGTGGATTGGGCGGGCGGACCGCCTGAAGGAAGTGCTGGGGCCGGGAGGACAGAAGTCTGATTGGGCGCAGGTGATGCCGGAGATCAGCGCGCGGTTGCGCGCAGCGCCGGCGGGATCGGTGGCGATGGTGGTATCGGCCCGCCAGACGGTGGAGGAGATGTATTTGCTGCGGGTGCTAGCCGGCAAGCTGGGGGCGGTAACGGATGCGGTGCCGCGGGTGGGGGAGGCGGATCATTTGCTGGTGCATGCGGACAAGAATCCCAACAGCAATGGGGCGCGGGTGATGGGTTTGTGTGGCGCCGAGATGGGGGCCAGTCTGCCGCGGATTGCGGCGGGGATTGCGGCGGGGACGATTCGGACCTTGCTGGTGGTGGGGGAGGATGTGACGAAACATGGAATTGAGGCGGAGTTGCTAAGCCGGTTGGAAACCTTGGTGGTGAGCGATATTTTACCCAATAAAACGACGCGGCACGCGCATTACCTGCTGCCCGGATGTGCGCACGCCGAGAAGCGGGGCAGTTTCATCAATGCCACCGGGCGCTGGCAACGTTTCTGGAAGGCGGTGGAGCCGCCGGGGCAGGCGCGGCCGGAGATCGAGTGGCTGGGTGAACTGGCGCACAATGTGGCGGGGGAAAACAGCTTTGGCAGCGTGGAAGCCTTGTTCAACCATCTCAGTCGTGAGGTGCCGGGACTGGGCGGGGTGCGGTGGGAGCAGTTGGGGGACAGCGGGGTGGACGTGAGCATGCAGGCGCGGCAGGGGTGA
- the nuoF gene encoding NADH-quinone oxidoreductase subunit NuoF, translating to MPQEYRMILKHVDQAGYTPDLECYVRHGGYQTLRKALALAPVTTAEGKTETGPEQIRKEVMLSGLRGRGGAGFSCGLKWSFVDRKSGKPIYLICNADESEPGTFKDRQIIYKDPHQLIEGMMIAAYANDVHLAYIYIRGEFAEGARILNRALAEARGAGYLGKNILGSGYDLEIYVHRGAGAYICGEETGLIESLEGKRPYPRIKPPYFPAVLGLYQCPTIVNNVETLCAVKHIVEMGGAAYARLGTPNNTGTRIVSLSGHVRRPGYYEIEVGKVTLGELIFHENFGQGLRPGRTLKAIIPGGSSAKVFKAGEKVTLRRRRPDGTMSVQEMDLLDLPYDFDTIAAAGSMSGSGAIIVMDDTTDMVAALANLAEFYAHESCGQCTPCREGALWMSKILHRMDTGRGRAGDAAQLLHLAQNIQGRTVCAFGEACAWPVLSFVSKFREDFEARGAGPAARRV from the coding sequence ATGCCGCAGGAGTATCGGATGATATTGAAGCATGTGGACCAGGCCGGTTACACACCGGATTTGGAATGCTATGTGCGGCATGGCGGGTATCAGACTTTGCGCAAGGCTTTGGCCCTGGCGCCGGTGACGACGGCGGAGGGGAAGACGGAGACGGGGCCGGAGCAAATTCGCAAGGAGGTGATGCTATCCGGGCTGCGGGGGCGCGGGGGGGCGGGTTTTTCCTGCGGGTTGAAGTGGTCCTTTGTGGATCGGAAGAGCGGCAAGCCGATTTATTTGATTTGCAACGCCGATGAGTCGGAGCCGGGGACGTTCAAAGATCGGCAGATTATTTACAAGGATCCGCATCAGTTGATTGAGGGTATGATGATTGCCGCCTATGCCAATGATGTGCATCTGGCGTATATTTACATTCGCGGGGAATTTGCCGAGGGGGCTAGGATTTTGAATCGGGCGCTGGCAGAGGCACGCGGGGCGGGGTATTTGGGAAAGAATATTTTGGGCAGCGGATATGATTTGGAGATTTATGTGCATCGGGGGGCGGGGGCCTACATTTGCGGGGAGGAGACGGGGCTGATTGAATCCCTGGAGGGCAAGCGGCCGTATCCGCGCATCAAGCCACCCTATTTCCCGGCGGTGCTGGGGCTGTATCAGTGTCCCACGATTGTCAACAACGTGGAGACTTTGTGCGCGGTAAAGCACATTGTGGAGATGGGAGGGGCGGCGTATGCGCGGCTGGGGACGCCCAATAACACCGGGACGCGGATTGTGAGTTTGAGCGGACACGTACGGCGGCCCGGCTATTATGAGATTGAGGTGGGGAAAGTGACCTTGGGGGAGCTGATCTTCCATGAGAATTTCGGGCAGGGGCTGCGTCCGGGGCGGACGTTGAAGGCGATCATTCCGGGCGGGTCCTCGGCCAAGGTGTTCAAGGCGGGGGAGAAGGTGACGTTGCGGCGGAGGCGTCCGGATGGGACGATGAGCGTGCAGGAGATGGATTTGCTGGATTTGCCATATGATTTTGACACCATAGCGGCAGCCGGGAGCATGTCGGGTTCCGGGGCCATCATTGTGATGGACGACACCACGGACATGGTGGCGGCGCTGGCCAATCTGGCCGAATTCTACGCGCATGAAAGTTGCGGGCAGTGCACGCCGTGCCGGGAAGGGGCCTTGTGGATGAGCAAGATATTGCATCGGATGGATACAGGACGGGGGCGGGCAGGTGATGCCGCCCAGTTGCTGCATCTGGCCCAGAACATTCAGGGCCGCACCGTGTGCGCCTTTGGCGAGGCTTGTGCCTGGCCGGTGCTGAGTTTTGTAAGCAAATTCCGCGAGGACTTTGAGGCGCGGGGCGCGGGCCCGGCCGCCCGGAGGGTGTAG
- a CDS encoding NADH-quinone oxidoreductase subunit J: protein MTDLLFYLFAALAVACAFLVVANPFSRNPVTSAMFLVLTIVSLAGLFVLLHAYFLAAIQILVYAGAVMVLFLFVIMLLDLKEEERQGLRRTAVVSGLAAVGGLLIIIVQTVWSGRPGQGTQPLLEGETTVLGRALFNAQGNSPGFLLPFELVGLLLLVAMIGAMVLSKKEVK, encoded by the coding sequence ATGACTGACCTGTTGTTTTATTTGTTTGCCGCGCTGGCGGTGGCCTGTGCCTTTCTGGTGGTGGCCAACCCGTTCAGCCGGAATCCGGTGACCAGCGCCATGTTTCTGGTGCTGACGATCGTGTCGCTGGCGGGGTTGTTTGTGCTGCTGCACGCCTATTTTCTGGCGGCCATTCAGATTCTGGTTTATGCGGGGGCGGTGATGGTGCTGTTTTTGTTTGTAATCATGCTCCTGGATTTGAAGGAGGAGGAGCGCCAGGGGCTGCGCCGCACGGCGGTGGTGTCCGGACTGGCGGCGGTGGGCGGGCTCTTAATCATCATCGTGCAAACGGTGTGGTCGGGCCGCCCGGGGCAGGGGACACAGCCATTATTGGAGGGGGAAACGACGGTGTTGGGGCGGGCGCTGTTCAACGCGCAGGGAAACAGCCCGGGTTTTCTGCTGCCATTTGAGCTGGTGGGGCTGCTGCTGCTGGTGGCGATGATTGGGGCCATGGTGCTCAGCAAGAAGGAGGTCAAATGA